A genome region from Populus alba chromosome 3, ASM523922v2, whole genome shotgun sequence includes the following:
- the LOC118038089 gene encoding large ribosomal subunit protein eL37x: MGKGTGSFGKRRNKTHTLCVRCGRRSFHLQKSRCSACAFPAARKRKYNWSEKAIRRKTTGTGRMRYLRNVPRRFKSGFREGTQAEPRKKGTAASA; this comes from the exons ACAGGGAGTTTTGGTAAGAGGAGGAACAAGACCCACACCCTCTGTGTTAGGTGTGGCCGCCGTAGCTTCCACCTCCAGAAGAGCCGTTGTTCCGCCTGTGCTTTCCCTGCTGCCCGTAAGAGGAaat ACAACTGGAGTGAGAAGGCAATCAGGAGGAAGACAACTGGAACTGGAAGGATGAGGTATCTCCGCAATGTTCCTCGCAGGTTCAAGAGTGGTTTCAGAGAAG GCACTCAAGCAGAACCAAGGAAGAAGGGCACAGCAGCATCTGCTTAA